Proteins encoded within one genomic window of Bacteroidales bacterium:
- a CDS encoding DUF1080 domain-containing protein, with product MNKYIVLGFLIYSLVGCRTAKWEPLFPGDGKPEEWFTGHWADVADPAPEGTDWQVKNGILTNEGVRGGWILSKKEYCNFELEFEFLLGEKGNSGCALRVPAKGDPAFDGIELQMADLRYNRDAADSELTGGIYRALAPLQQVYKPLEWNKYRIFCNGSHIKVKLNDILIQDFNMKDYDMTVMRHNGKEAVPLNKRPLCGHIGFQELSRDSKAQVRNIRIKEFR from the coding sequence ATGAATAAATATATCGTATTGGGATTTTTGATTTATAGTCTGGTTGGTTGCCGCACGGCAAAATGGGAGCCTTTATTTCCGGGTGATGGAAAACCGGAAGAATGGTTTACGGGACATTGGGCAGATGTAGCTGATCCGGCTCCGGAAGGAACTGACTGGCAGGTTAAAAACGGCATACTCACCAATGAAGGAGTAAGAGGCGGATGGATATTGAGCAAAAAAGAATACTGTAATTTTGAATTGGAATTTGAATTTCTTCTCGGGGAAAAAGGAAACAGCGGATGTGCCTTGAGGGTTCCTGCCAAAGGTGATCCGGCTTTTGATGGCATAGAATTGCAGATGGCCGATCTGAGATACAACCGGGATGCTGCCGATTCGGAGCTAACAGGGGGAATATACAGGGCTTTAGCGCCACTACAACAGGTATATAAGCCTTTGGAATGGAATAAATACCGTATCTTCTGCAATGGTTCTCATATCAAAGTGAAATTGAATGATATACTGATTCAGGATTTCAATATGAAAGATTATGACATGACAGTCATGAGACACAATGGAAAGGAAGCTGTGCCCCTTAACAAGCGGCCACTCTGCGGACATATCGGATTTCAGGAATTAAGCAGGGATTCCAAAGCACAGGTCAGGAATATACGGATCAAAGAATTCAGGTAA
- a CDS encoding radical SAM protein: MQYIEAKSILSRLKEKDTFFGIRYNMNLYRGCQHGCIYCDTRSECYGVGDISLIRVKKNAIELLSKELSNKKKIRDTIGTGSMNDPYMPLEKELGMVRKALQVIAENKYPTHIITKSRLVVRDTDLLQEISQKYAAVSFSITTADDHLSKKLEPGAPKTSERFTALENLAKKGIYTGVTLMPILPFINDTKDNLQSLLQMAKDSGASYVFPMFGVTLRKGSRDFFYQMLDTNFPGIKSKYESHFKEQYICDSPNYRILYNTFAELSDKLNLNTRINFYTPPPDTQLSLF; this comes from the coding sequence ATGCAGTATATTGAAGCCAAAAGCATATTATCCAGATTAAAGGAAAAGGATACATTTTTCGGGATCAGGTACAACATGAACCTGTACCGGGGATGTCAGCACGGTTGTATCTATTGCGATACACGTAGCGAATGTTACGGAGTGGGTGACATATCCCTGATCCGTGTAAAGAAAAATGCGATCGAACTACTTTCAAAGGAACTATCCAACAAGAAAAAGATCAGGGATACCATCGGTACCGGTTCCATGAATGACCCGTATATGCCCCTGGAAAAAGAACTGGGAATGGTGCGTAAAGCATTACAGGTTATAGCAGAGAATAAATACCCGACACATATCATCACCAAAAGCCGACTGGTGGTCCGTGATACGGACCTATTGCAGGAAATTTCCCAGAAATATGCTGCAGTAAGTTTTTCCATTACAACGGCAGATGACCATCTTTCGAAAAAATTGGAGCCTGGTGCACCAAAAACATCAGAACGGTTTACTGCCCTGGAAAATTTAGCGAAAAAAGGTATTTATACCGGAGTAACACTGATGCCCATACTGCCGTTTATTAATGATACCAAAGACAACTTACAGTCCTTACTTCAAATGGCTAAAGATTCCGGAGCTTCTTATGTATTCCCGATGTTTGGCGTTACTCTACGAAAAGGATCAAGGGATTTCTTTTACCAGATGCTGGATACAAACTTTCCAGGTATAAAGAGTAAATATGAGTCTCATTTTAAAGAACAGTATATTTGTGACAGCCCGAACTACCGGATACTATACAATACTTTCGCTGAGCTATCCGACAAGCTGAATCTGAATACACGGATCAATTTTTACACTCCACCACCCGACACACAATTATCATTATTTTAA
- a CDS encoding DUF1080 domain-containing protein, which translates to MKKITFSMLLVVMCFTSVWAQKNNVLTSKEKKGGWVLLFDGINFDGWRKCNSTEMASNWVIDDESMKVLRGERKGYGQGGDILFGNKKYKNFELSIDWKIEKEGNSGIFYYVVEEPGKPIYSAAPEIQVLDNWNASDNKLANHLAGSLYDMIPALPQNAKPAGEWNNIVIRVKDGKVTHTQNGVKVVEYELWTPEWKELVAKSKFKDWAGFKNGPAKEGYIGLQDHGYDCWFRNIKIREL; encoded by the coding sequence ATGAAAAAGATAACATTTTCAATGCTTTTGGTGGTGATGTGTTTCACATCCGTTTGGGCACAAAAAAATAATGTATTGACATCCAAGGAAAAAAAAGGAGGATGGGTACTTTTATTTGATGGTATAAATTTTGATGGCTGGCGTAAATGTAATTCAACGGAAATGGCTTCCAATTGGGTCATTGATGATGAATCGATGAAGGTACTCAGAGGCGAGAGAAAAGGATATGGCCAGGGAGGAGATATATTGTTTGGAAATAAGAAATACAAAAATTTCGAATTGTCCATTGACTGGAAAATAGAAAAAGAAGGTAATTCCGGTATTTTCTATTATGTAGTGGAAGAACCCGGAAAACCGATTTATTCTGCTGCTCCTGAGATTCAGGTACTGGACAACTGGAATGCATCTGATAACAAATTAGCCAATCATCTTGCCGGTTCGCTTTATGATATGATCCCGGCGTTGCCTCAAAATGCCAAACCTGCCGGTGAATGGAACAATATCGTGATACGTGTGAAAGATGGTAAAGTAACACATACCCAGAATGGGGTTAAAGTGGTGGAGTATGAGTTGTGGACTCCTGAATGGAAAGAGTTGGTTGCTAAAAGCAAATTTAAAGATTGGGCAGGCTTTAAAAACGGTCCTGCTAAAGAAGGATACATAGGATTACAGGACCATGGCTATGATTGCTGGTTCAGGAACATTAAAATCCGCGAACTGTAA
- a CDS encoding ThuA domain-containing protein: MFTFILSVFASVSLLQAQYPAQYASGPRFKALVYHTKHAEGAHVEFAEQGVEFFKKLNYGNGFILHTTMDLSEYPYEKLKEYDIVVMLNGYPTNKAQREAFQQYMENGGGWMGFHVAAYNDKNTNWPWLLDFLGGGVFYCNNWPPQPVKVVVDNPNHPITKNLPASFIVPESEWYQWNPSPRENKDIEVLVSISPDNYPLGIKDVVNFGDFPIVWTNKKYRMIYLNMGHGDDEFSDATQKLLFINAFRWVLSTDKKGDPFKEQRNLKK; this comes from the coding sequence ATTTTCACTTTCATTCTTTCGGTATTTGCTTCTGTTTCTTTACTTCAGGCACAGTATCCGGCGCAATATGCTTCCGGGCCGCGCTTCAAAGCATTGGTATACCACACCAAACATGCAGAAGGAGCTCATGTGGAGTTTGCCGAACAAGGCGTTGAGTTTTTTAAAAAGCTGAACTACGGCAATGGATTTATCCTGCATACGACCATGGATTTGTCCGAATATCCCTATGAAAAACTGAAAGAGTACGACATTGTAGTGATGCTGAACGGTTATCCCACCAACAAAGCGCAACGCGAAGCATTCCAGCAGTATATGGAAAACGGCGGCGGATGGATGGGCTTCCATGTGGCGGCATATAATGACAAGAACACCAACTGGCCATGGTTGCTCGATTTTCTGGGAGGAGGTGTTTTCTATTGTAATAACTGGCCGCCGCAACCGGTCAAGGTAGTGGTGGACAATCCCAATCACCCCATCACCAAAAATCTGCCGGCATCTTTTATTGTTCCCGAAAGCGAATGGTATCAGTGGAACCCAAGCCCCCGGGAAAATAAAGATATAGAAGTGCTGGTTTCTATTTCTCCCGATAATTATCCTTTAGGAATAAAAGACGTAGTGAACTTCGGCGATTTCCCGATCGTGTGGACCAACAAGAAATACCGCATGATTTACCTGAATATGGGACATGGCGACGATGAATTTTCCGATGCCACGCAAAAATTGTTGTTCATCAATGCTTTTCGTTGGGTACTTTCCACTGATAAAAAGGGAGACCCGTTCAAAGAGCAGAGGAATCTTAAGAAATAA